The Lacipirellula parvula genome window below encodes:
- a CDS encoding FliI/YscN family ATPase yields MSTYAPQLEQAMTAGITGSVVQTTGLTVAVAGMPAPVGAVVGIARQGGGEVEAEVIGFRDHRTLVMPLADLDGVRRGSPVRLIRTSRMLKVGPALLGRVVDARGRCIDNRPQPMVRDRFRIQNDGVTATERPRIDLPLGTGVRCIDSMLMCGRGQRLGIFAGSGVGKSVVMGMMARYTEADVTVIALIGERGREVNEFIHRELGPTGLARSVVVVATSNEPALLRVQAAYTATTIAEYFRDAGKNVLLVMDSLTRFALAQREIGLAAGEPPTTRGFPPSTFALLPRLVERAGRTEQGSITAFYSVLVEGDDENEPIADCVRGLLDGHVWLSRRIAEKGHYPAIDVLRSISRLANELSTPDEKKARQIIRELLAAYSENEDLITIGAYRKGANKTLDAAVEMREEIHRLLKQQVEEKVEIAQVRQDLIALAAKCLARMNAPAPAMGGQQQMPPMQPPRQQGPVIKK; encoded by the coding sequence ATGTCGACGTACGCCCCCCAACTTGAGCAAGCGATGACTGCCGGAATCACCGGCAGCGTTGTGCAGACGACCGGCCTTACCGTCGCCGTCGCCGGCATGCCTGCGCCGGTCGGCGCCGTGGTCGGCATTGCCCGTCAAGGTGGCGGCGAAGTCGAAGCTGAAGTGATCGGCTTCCGCGATCATCGCACGTTGGTGATGCCGCTCGCCGATCTCGACGGCGTCCGCCGCGGCAGCCCGGTGCGGCTGATTCGCACCTCCCGCATGCTCAAAGTCGGGCCCGCGCTTCTCGGTCGAGTCGTCGATGCGCGTGGCCGTTGCATCGACAATCGCCCGCAGCCGATGGTGCGCGATCGCTTCCGCATCCAAAACGACGGCGTTACCGCTACCGAGCGCCCCCGCATCGACCTGCCGCTCGGCACCGGCGTTCGCTGCATCGACAGCATGCTGATGTGCGGCCGCGGGCAACGCTTGGGCATCTTCGCCGGCTCGGGCGTCGGCAAGAGCGTCGTGATGGGGATGATGGCCCGTTACACTGAAGCCGACGTCACGGTGATCGCCCTCATCGGCGAGCGTGGCCGCGAAGTCAACGAATTTATTCACCGCGAGTTGGGGCCGACAGGTCTCGCCCGGAGCGTAGTCGTCGTCGCCACGAGCAACGAGCCGGCCCTGCTACGGGTGCAAGCCGCCTACACCGCGACGACCATCGCCGAGTACTTCCGCGACGCCGGCAAGAACGTGCTGCTCGTCATGGACTCGCTCACGCGGTTCGCCCTCGCGCAACGCGAGATCGGCCTCGCCGCCGGCGAACCGCCGACGACCCGCGGCTTTCCGCCGTCGACGTTTGCGCTGCTGCCGCGACTCGTCGAACGTGCCGGCCGCACCGAGCAAGGCAGCATTACCGCTTTCTACTCGGTGCTCGTCGAAGGCGACGACGAAAACGAGCCGATCGCCGACTGTGTCCGCGGCTTACTCGACGGCCACGTTTGGCTCTCGCGCCGCATTGCCGAGAAGGGGCACTACCCGGCGATCGACGTCCTTCGCAGCATCAGCCGATTGGCGAACGAGCTGTCGACGCCCGACGAAAAAAAGGCGAGGCAAATCATCCGCGAACTCTTGGCGGCCTACTCCGAGAACGAGGACCTGATCACGATCGGCGCCTACCGCAAAGGCGCGAACAAGACGCTCGATGCAGCGGTGGAGATGCGCGAAGAAATCCATCGCCTCCTGAAGCAGCAGGTCGAAGAAAAGGTCGAGATCGCCCAGGTGCGGCAGGATCTTATCGCTCTTGCCGCGAAGTGCCTCGCCCGCATGAACGCCCCGGCGCCGGCCATGGGCGGGCAGCAGCAAATGCCGCCGATGCAACCGCCGCGGCAGCAAGGACCGGTCATTAAGAAGTGA